DNA from Leptospira mayottensis 200901116:
TAGAGCTATTTCTACTTTACAAAGAATTAAAAAAATAAAATTTAGTAATCACTAATGTTAGTGATACCTCATACTTATAGATGGGATGGATATGTGTTTCATCAGTATGCTGGTGGAAATAAAGCACGGTGGTTAATCTGTATTGGGCGGAATGGTATTTTATCTGGTTTATCTTATTTCCACTTGGCTACAACAACGACCTCGTATCATTCAGATAAAATTTCTCAAAATGCATATTTCAAAATTGATCAAAATAAATATACATTTTTTGATTCGGATTGTTTTATCTATTTTCAAGAAAGGATATTTACCCTTCAACAAATTGAAATTGAGCAACATAAAGAAAAAATTGAATTTAAAGGCGTCATTAATTCAGAAGACATGCAAAAAATTTATCTTGGATATTGGACTTACAAAACTATTCCACCCGTAGATTTAAAAGAAATAAAATTTTCTTTGGAGAATATTGGAGTAAAAGAATTACCAGACCCTAAGAAAAATTTATAATTTAAGTGTATGTAAAGGATGATTGCGTAATTTTACGTAGAATCGAACTAAAAGGGAGATTATGAATTTAACCAAATTGGCGATTTGCGTTTTTTGTGGTTCCCGTTCGGGAACCAATCCTGTGTATACCGAGGCGGCCAGAGATTTGGGTCGGTTGCTCGTCGAAAAAAATCTCGATTTGGTATTTGGAGGTGCTTCCTGCGGTATCATGGGAACGATTGCTGATGCAGTGATGGAAAAGGGTGGGGGGGTATCTGGAATCATTCCCGATTTTCTTTCTATCAAGGAAGTCAAACATGATCGAGTCAAAGATCTTATGATCGTTTCTTCCATGCATGAAAGAAAGTTTAGGATGTATGAAAAGTCTTCCGGTTTTATTGCATTGCCTGGTGGAATTGGCACTTTGGACGAACTTGTGGAAATTACGACTTGGAATCAGTTGAAGCTAATTTCAAAACCTTTGGGTTTACTTAACGTAAACGGTTATTTTGACTATTTGCTTAAACAATTGGAAAGAATGGTAGAGGACGGTTTTTTGGATCCGGAAACTAAGAACGGCCTGATTGTTTCGCAAAATCCCGAAGAATTACTCGATTTATTACATCGACGTTTTATCTGAAAGAGGTTGTGTCGAATTGTAACAATACGTTTTAAAAACACAGAATTATATTTTTAGTTCGAACCTTGAAAAATAGAATAGAGTTGAGAATTTATCCCAAAACCTTAAGAGAAATCATGATTATTGCCGAGTCGTTAATAATAAAATGCAGTAGTTCCCCACAGGTTATGTTTCTTTGGAGAATTGATAGGTTTTTAAATTGTCTTTTTCACTATTAAATTAATAGTTTCTACAATTCTAACATTTGGGATAAATTCTTATTCTTTTTCTGGTTCCAACAGCTGAATCAATTCTTCCTTATTTTTTTCTTTCGCGATATCCAAAGCGGACTTTCCTTCCAGGTTTTTTAAAAACTGAGACGCGTGTAAATCCAACAATAATTGAACCGTGGAAATCTGATCATGAATGACCGAGATGTGAAGAGGCGTGTTCCCGTCTTGATCAATCGGGTTTGGAGAAATTCCAAGCTTAAGAATGGTTCGGCATAATTCGTCTTCCCCATGTTTGGCGGCAAAAAATAATTTTTCGGTAAGAACTTTCTTAAGAATTTTAGAAACGTGATGGTATTTCTGCCTTTCCGCTTCTTCTAATCCGGTTTTTCCGGTTGCGTTTACTTGTAAGAAATTTGCTTCGATTTTAAGAAGTTTTTCTAAACATTCCACGCTATCGTGTGAGGCAGCGAGAAGAAGCGCGGTATTTCCGTCCGCGTCTCTATCTTCTAAAATTGTTTTTGCTTCTTCTTTTTCTAAGAATAGATCCAATATTTCGGAATCATTGTGGAGGGCTGTTAGATGGAGAATGGTTCTTCCTTCTGAGTTCTTTTTTAAAAAGTCGGCACCTTGGTCGAGAAGATATTCCACGATTTCTAAATGTCCTAAATCCACAGCTAAGAGAAGCGGAGTGTATCCTTCTCCGTTTCTTTCTTCCAAGTTTGGATGATCGTTTACGAAAACCATTTCTACGATCCGAATGTTTCCGGTGCTCACCGCTTTTGTGAGTGGGGTATTTCCGGCGAAATCCTTTTTCTCAGTGTCTGCGCCCGCCTCCAAAAAAATTCGAATTAAATCTTCATTACCCTGATCCAAAGAGGTTAAGAGCGGAGTTTCTCCCCTTGCGTTTGTTTCGTCGGGTTCAGCCCCGGCCTTAAGTAGCAGTTTGACCGTTTCCTGGTCTGAATTCTTTACGGCCCAAGATAAAACTCCTAATCCATAATTGTCTCTATAGTTTCTTAGCCAGTCGATGAGGATTTCTTCTCCTTCCATAGAATTGAGGAGTCTTTGAATTTCGTCCGTTTTTCCGGTTTTGACTGCGGAAAATAGATCGATCAGTGATTCGGAAAAATCAGTCAGAAAAAATTCTCCAAGAATATATAAAATAAAAATAAAGTCGGAATCGAAATTAAAATACCAACCCCTGGGAAAACTGCCGAAAGGGAGGGTCTGAAACCCATTTGAATAGAAACGATAGACGCAGTAATCATAGGCGCCATCGCCGCTTCTAGGACAACCACTCTTAGATGATTTAGGTTTACGTTTAGAAAACGGTAGGTAAGAAATATCACGATCGGAGCAAGAAGCAATTTATAAATAAGGCCGATGAGCAAAGGTTGTATGAAATTCTCTGATTTTTCGGATTTAGAATCTAACGTAGGGAATTCCATTTGAAATCCAACGGTAAATAAAGCGATTGGCACTAATGTTTCTCCCAAAATTTTGAGTGCGGAATGGATCAATTCCGAAATGGTGAAAAATCTGAGTAAAAACGAAAAAAGTAAAGCAAGAAAAGGAGGAAAAGTAAAGAGCTTTTTTAGAATAGATTCGACTGGGTTTCCATTTCTTTCTTGATCGCTTTTGGATAAGAAACTTAGTGAAAGGATAAATCCTGGGATTGCAAGACAGAGAAAAGTTCCGAATTGATCAATGATTAACACCGAGTTAGTGATTTCTTCTCCGTAGAACACCCTTAAAATGGGAAGTCCTAAAAAAGAAGTGTTTCCCAATCCGCAACAAAGTGTCGTTGCGATTCTTGTTTCCGAATTCCAATGAAAGAATTTTTCGATTATATAAAAAAATACCAACGAAAGTCCGAAGAGAA
Protein-coding regions in this window:
- a CDS encoding TIGR00730 family Rossman fold protein; translation: MNLTKLAICVFCGSRSGTNPVYTEAARDLGRLLVEKNLDLVFGGASCGIMGTIADAVMEKGGGVSGIIPDFLSIKEVKHDRVKDLMIVSSMHERKFRMYEKSSGFIALPGGIGTLDELVEITTWNQLKLISKPLGLLNVNGYFDYLLKQLERMVEDGFLDPETKNGLIVSQNPEELLDLLHRRFI
- a CDS encoding ankyrin repeat domain-containing protein → MEGEEILIDWLRNYRDNYGLGVLSWAVKNSDQETVKLLLKAGAEPDETNARGETPLLTSLDQGNEDLIRIFLEAGADTEKKDFAGNTPLTKAVSTGNIRIVEMVFVNDHPNLEERNGEGYTPLLLAVDLGHLEIVEYLLDQGADFLKKNSEGRTILHLTALHNDSEILDLFLEKEEAKTILEDRDADGNTALLLAASHDSVECLEKLLKIEANFLQVNATGKTGLEEAERQKYHHVSKILKKVLTEKLFFAAKHGEDELCRTILKLGISPNPIDQDGNTPLHISVIHDQISTVQLLLDLHASQFLKNLEGKSALDIAKEKNKEELIQLLEPEKE
- a CDS encoding AEC family transporter encodes the protein MSHLILIPVCIAGGWILKRGKIFPENTGLVLGNFVVYISLPSLILASVPTMRLETSLIYLALMPWILFGLSLVFFYIIEKFFHWNSETRIATTLCCGLGNTSFLGLPILRVFYGEEITNSVLIIDQFGTFLCLAIPGFILSLSFLSKSDQERNGNPVESILKKLFTFPPFLALLFSFLLRFFTISELIHSALKILGETLVPIALFTVGFQMEFPTLDSKSEKSENFIQPLLIGLIYKLLLAPIVIFLTYRFLNVNLNHLRVVVLEAAMAPMITASIVSIQMGFRPSLSAVFPGVGILISIPTLFLFYIFLENFF